In Bombus terrestris chromosome 6, iyBomTerr1.2, whole genome shotgun sequence, a single window of DNA contains:
- the LOC105665815 gene encoding uncharacterized protein LOC105665815 produces MNNGWIFVSILTTFVVVVNGRVYYLPTLDQNRYDDLTFPVPNEQSSRDLDLSFFAGDSSDPDSKIHPVKKVYTLVAPEKPVMEVNKEELPITRYKLVEAPVKRVGSDDIIMVPEVNRKMVKIDRNNKGEVILELRVIANHDTV; encoded by the exons ATGAACAACGGTTGGATATTTGTGAGCATCCTGACGACGTTCGTAGTTGTCGTTAATGGACGAGTTTATTATTTGCCGACTCTGGACCAGAATCGATACGACGACTTAACTTTCCCCGTTCCGAATGAGCAATCTTCGCGGGATTTGGATCTGAGTTTCTTTGCCGGGGACTCGAGCGATCCTGATAGTAAGATACATCCTGTTAAAAAG GTGTACACGCTTGTCGCGCCGGAAAAGCCGGTCATGGAAGTGAACAAAGAGGAGCTACCGATCACGCGTTACAAATTAGTCGAAGCACCTGTTAAGAGAGTCGGATCAGATGATATTATCATGGTCCCGGAGGTGAACCGCAAAATGGTGAAAATCGATAGGAACAACAAGGGTGAAGTGATCTTGGAGCTTCGCGTTATCGCTAATCACGACACTGTTTGA